A section of the Paenibacillus yonginensis genome encodes:
- the spoVG gene encoding septation regulator SpoVG: MQITDVRLRRVSSEGRMKAIASITIDNEFVVHDIRVIDGNNGMFVAMPSKRTPDGEFRDIAHPISSGTREKIQAAVLAEYERAALEEDVIEEGA; this comes from the coding sequence ATGCAAATTACGGACGTAAGACTCCGCCGAGTGAGCTCGGAAGGTAGAATGAAAGCAATTGCTTCCATTACGATCGACAATGAATTCGTGGTCCACGATATTCGTGTCATTGATGGAAACAACGGGATGTTTGTAGCTATGCCAAGCAAACGTACCCCGGATGGCGAATTCCGCGACATCGCGCATCCGATCTCTTCCGGGACACGTGAGAAGATCCAAGCTGCAGTGCTTGCCGAATACGAGCGAGCCGCGCTGGAGGAAGATGTCATTGAAGAAGGAGCTTAA
- the mfd gene encoding transcription-repair coupling factor translates to MLQALIKAFSKDTDFGSLTAGIEAGMKEQLVSGLSGSSRQIMLSALHEQTQRPLLVVTHNMFSAQKIADDLQEALSSDQVLLYPANELVAAESAISGPETLSQRIDVLLKASQGFRGIIVVPYSGVRKLLPAPEALAEAGIRVELGGTLQLEAFLTKMIELGYERVERVETRGEMSVRGGIIDFFPLMSPSGLAYRVELFDEDVDSIRVFDPADQRSVEQVKEIYITPCKELIAAGERLDRAAEQVSQKLAAQLEKMTDRQAKGILQGEISREMEMLREHVYFTDIYKYVSLIYPEQNTLFDYMPKDTLLILDEPARLLETAKQLERDEAEWNLHLFQNGKSLPELPLSVHSDKVLYHRPFQTLFLSIFLRQVPHTQPQNILNFVTRGMQDFHGQMNVLKSEMERWKKSGAEIIMLASSAERKERMIRVLEDYSIPEPTILQGHLQTGFELPAAHLVVITEGEMFSQKQRKVRKGGRSMDNAERIKSYTELKVGDYVVHQNHGIGKYMGIGTLEIGGIHKDYMHILYAGGDKLSVPIDQIDLIQKYVGSEDKEPKVYKLGGNEWTRVKNKVRSSVEDIADDLIKLYAERQATEGYGFDKDTPEQREFENMFPYEETRDQLRAIEEIKKDMEKKRPMDRLLCGDVGYGKTEVAIRAAFKAAIEGKQVAVLVPTTILAQQHYETFRERFADYPFNIQVLSRFRTRKEQNETIKGVRAGTVDVVIGTHRLLSQDLVFKDLGLLIVDEEQRFGVTHKEKLKKLKVNVDVLTLTATPIPRTLHMSMLGVRDLSVIETPPENRFPVQTYVVEHSQALVRESIERELARGGQVYYLYNRVQGIQEMAAQISALVPEARVGIGHGQMSEQELEKTILDFLDGEYDVLVSTSIIETGVDIPNVNTLIVHDADKMGLSQLYQLRGRVGRSNRIAYAYFTYQRDKSLTEVAEKRLQSIKEFTELGSGFKIAMRDLSIRGAGNLLGAEQHGFIASVGFDLYSQMLAEEIQKRKVTLLGEEEPEDKKWNTTLDLAIDAYLPPEYIYDSVQKIEIYKKTAAVATFDEVSELADELLDRFGEPPAAVSNLLAAARLKIYGRTYGIESMNRRGDDVTVKFYPQKVKEMNLSKLAEVGNQYGRRVQFTQGPDLEIHFKAKGMDDKEMLELLEEFLGSLQPVFKSKGELQDVAK, encoded by the coding sequence TTGTTACAAGCACTCATAAAAGCTTTTTCTAAAGATACCGACTTTGGATCGCTGACGGCCGGCATTGAAGCCGGAATGAAGGAGCAGCTGGTCTCGGGATTGTCTGGCTCGTCCAGACAGATCATGCTGTCTGCCCTTCATGAACAAACGCAGCGGCCGCTGCTCGTTGTGACCCATAATATGTTCTCTGCGCAGAAAATCGCAGATGATTTACAGGAAGCGCTATCATCGGATCAGGTGCTGCTTTATCCGGCCAACGAGCTGGTCGCGGCTGAATCGGCTATTTCCGGGCCTGAAACGTTGTCCCAGCGTATAGACGTGCTGCTGAAAGCCTCCCAGGGATTCCGCGGCATTATTGTTGTGCCTTATTCCGGGGTGCGGAAGCTGCTTCCTGCTCCGGAAGCGCTGGCGGAAGCCGGAATCCGGGTGGAGCTAGGAGGTACCCTGCAGCTTGAAGCCTTTCTGACTAAAATGATCGAACTCGGCTACGAACGGGTGGAACGGGTCGAGACACGCGGCGAAATGAGCGTACGGGGCGGGATCATCGACTTCTTCCCGCTGATGTCGCCATCTGGTCTTGCTTACCGGGTTGAGCTGTTTGATGAAGATGTGGATTCAATCCGGGTATTTGACCCTGCCGACCAGCGGTCCGTGGAGCAGGTGAAGGAAATATACATTACGCCGTGTAAGGAGCTGATTGCAGCCGGGGAGCGGCTTGACCGCGCCGCAGAGCAGGTCAGCCAGAAACTGGCGGCGCAGCTGGAGAAAATGACCGATCGCCAGGCGAAGGGCATCCTGCAGGGAGAAATCTCGCGGGAGATGGAGATGCTGCGCGAGCATGTTTATTTTACGGATATTTATAAATATGTATCCTTGATCTACCCCGAACAAAATACTTTATTTGATTACATGCCGAAGGATACCCTGCTTATCCTGGATGAGCCGGCCAGACTGCTGGAGACAGCCAAACAGCTGGAGCGCGATGAGGCGGAGTGGAATCTGCATTTGTTCCAGAACGGAAAAAGCCTGCCGGAGCTGCCGCTATCGGTCCATAGCGACAAGGTGCTGTACCACCGTCCGTTCCAGACGTTATTCCTGTCGATCTTCCTGCGTCAGGTTCCGCATACACAGCCGCAGAATATTCTTAATTTCGTAACCCGCGGCATGCAGGACTTCCACGGTCAGATGAACGTCCTGAAGTCCGAAATGGAACGCTGGAAGAAGAGCGGCGCTGAAATTATTATGCTCGCCAGCAGTGCCGAGCGGAAGGAACGGATGATCCGGGTGCTGGAGGATTACAGCATTCCCGAGCCTACCATTCTGCAGGGCCATTTGCAGACCGGCTTTGAGCTGCCGGCGGCTCATCTGGTGGTGATTACAGAAGGGGAGATGTTCTCCCAGAAGCAGCGTAAAGTCCGCAAGGGCGGCCGCAGCATGGATAATGCCGAGCGCATCAAGAGCTATACCGAGCTTAAGGTCGGCGATTACGTGGTTCACCAGAACCATGGCATCGGTAAATATATGGGTATCGGCACGCTGGAGATCGGCGGCATCCACAAGGATTACATGCATATTCTGTATGCCGGCGGGGATAAGCTGTCCGTGCCGATCGACCAAATTGACCTGATCCAGAAATATGTCGGTTCAGAGGATAAGGAGCCGAAGGTTTATAAACTGGGCGGCAACGAGTGGACCCGAGTTAAAAATAAAGTCCGTTCTTCTGTGGAGGACATTGCCGACGATCTGATCAAGCTGTATGCCGAGAGACAGGCGACGGAAGGTTATGGCTTCGATAAGGATACGCCGGAACAGCGCGAGTTTGAGAATATGTTCCCTTATGAAGAGACACGAGATCAGCTCCGGGCCATTGAGGAAATCAAGAAGGACATGGAGAAGAAACGTCCGATGGACCGCCTGCTGTGCGGCGATGTGGGTTACGGCAAAACCGAAGTGGCCATCCGCGCTGCTTTCAAAGCGGCGATTGAAGGGAAACAGGTTGCCGTTCTGGTGCCGACCACCATTCTGGCCCAACAGCATTACGAGACGTTCCGCGAGCGTTTTGCCGACTATCCGTTCAACATTCAGGTGCTCAGCCGGTTCCGCACACGCAAGGAGCAGAACGAGACCATCAAAGGGGTTCGGGCTGGAACGGTCGATGTCGTCATCGGCACGCACCGCCTCCTGTCCCAGGATCTGGTCTTTAAGGATCTTGGATTGCTGATCGTCGATGAAGAGCAGCGTTTTGGCGTAACGCATAAGGAGAAGCTGAAGAAGCTCAAAGTGAACGTGGACGTGCTGACCCTTACGGCCACGCCGATTCCGCGGACTTTGCACATGTCCATGCTGGGCGTACGCGATTTGTCGGTCATCGAAACGCCGCCGGAGAACCGGTTTCCGGTTCAGACCTATGTGGTGGAGCACAGTCAGGCCCTTGTCCGGGAATCGATTGAACGCGAGCTGGCGAGGGGCGGACAGGTTTATTACCTGTATAATCGCGTACAGGGCATTCAGGAGATGGCTGCGCAGATTTCAGCTTTGGTGCCGGAGGCGAGAGTCGGCATCGGCCACGGGCAAATGTCCGAGCAGGAGCTGGAGAAGACCATCCTGGACTTCCTGGATGGAGAATATGATGTGCTGGTCAGCACCAGCATTATTGAAACCGGTGTAGACATTCCGAATGTAAATACGCTGATCGTACATGACGCGGATAAAATGGGCTTGTCCCAGCTGTACCAGCTGAGAGGTCGGGTAGGGCGTTCCAACCGGATTGCCTATGCTTATTTCACTTATCAGCGGGACAAATCGCTGACTGAAGTCGCGGAGAAGCGCCTGCAGTCCATCAAGGAATTCACCGAGCTGGGTTCCGGCTTCAAGATCGCTATGCGCGACTTGTCGATCCGCGGTGCAGGCAACCTGCTAGGTGCCGAGCAGCACGGGTTTATTGCGTCCGTCGGTTTCGATCTGTATTCGCAAATGCTGGCTGAAGAGATTCAGAAACGCAAGGTCACACTGCTTGGCGAAGAAGAGCCCGAGGACAAGAAGTGGAACACCACGCTGGACCTGGCGATCGACGCTTACCTGCCGCCTGAATATATTTATGACAGTGTGCAGAAGATCGAAATCTACAAGAAGACAGCGGCTGTTGCTACGTTTGACGAAGTGTCCGAGCTGGCCGATGAACTGCTGGACCGCTTTGGCGAACCGCCGGCAGCGGTCAGCAATCTCTTGGCTGCAGCCAGACTGAAGATTTATGGCCGAACCTACGGCATTGAGTCGATGAACCGGCGCGGCGATGACGTAACGGTGAAATTTTATCCGCAAAAGGTCAAAGAGATGAATCTTTCCAAGCTGGCCGAGGTTGGCAATCAGTATGGAAGACGTGTACAATTTACTCAAGGGCCTGATCTGGAAATTCATTTCAAAGCCAAAGGAATGGACGACAAGGAGATGCTTGAGCTGCTTGAGGAGTTCCTGGGCTCTTTACAACCGGTATTCAAATCGAAAGGGGAACTACAAGATGTTGCAAAATAA
- the ispE gene encoding 4-(cytidine 5'-diphospho)-2-C-methyl-D-erythritol kinase, whose protein sequence is MKIYEKAPAKINLMLDVLHKRPDGFHEVEMVMTMVDLADRLEMSALPRDTIIISSQAGYIPLDEKNLAFQAARLIKERYNVRSGVYIHLDKHIPVAAGLAGGSSDAAATLRGLNRLWNLGISNEELCSLGAELGSDVPFCVTGGTALATGRGEVLTPLDNPPQCWAILAKLPINVSTAEVYGKFRVDRVKQHPSAKGMIQAISRQSFGEVCQELGNVLEGVTFQLHPEVQQLKETMGRLGADGVLMSGSGPTVFGLVSKEAKVARIYNGLRGFCKEVYAVRLLT, encoded by the coding sequence TTGAAAATTTACGAGAAGGCCCCGGCTAAAATTAATTTGATGCTGGATGTCCTACATAAAAGACCGGATGGATTTCATGAAGTTGAAATGGTGATGACGATGGTTGATCTGGCCGACAGACTGGAGATGAGCGCGCTCCCGCGCGATACCATTATTATTTCTAGCCAGGCCGGTTATATTCCGCTCGATGAGAAAAATTTGGCTTTCCAGGCTGCACGCCTGATTAAAGAACGATACAACGTCCGAAGCGGCGTTTATATCCATTTGGATAAACATATACCGGTTGCCGCAGGGCTGGCTGGGGGCAGCAGTGATGCCGCAGCTACGCTTCGCGGCTTGAACCGCCTGTGGAACCTGGGCATTAGCAACGAGGAGCTCTGTTCCTTGGGCGCGGAGCTTGGGTCCGACGTGCCTTTCTGCGTCACAGGAGGTACGGCTTTGGCCACGGGGCGCGGCGAGGTGCTTACTCCGCTTGACAATCCGCCGCAGTGCTGGGCTATACTGGCCAAACTGCCGATCAACGTCTCGACAGCCGAAGTGTACGGCAAATTCAGGGTGGATCGGGTGAAGCAGCATCCTTCTGCCAAAGGCATGATCCAAGCGATCAGCCGACAGTCTTTTGGGGAGGTCTGTCAGGAGCTCGGGAATGTGCTGGAGGGCGTGACGTTCCAGCTTCATCCGGAGGTGCAGCAGCTGAAAGAGACAATGGGCCGTTTGGGCGCCGATGGGGTGCTGATGTCAGGGAGCGGGCCCACTGTATTTGGGCTGGTGTCCAAAGAGGCCAAGGTTGCCCGTATTTATAACGGATTACGAGGTTTTTGCAAAGAGGTTTACGCGGTGAGGCTTCTTACTTGA
- the purR gene encoding pur operon repressor codes for MKKLKRSARLVEMTEYLLTRPHQLIPLTTFADRYGAAKSSISEDLAIIKEVFEEDGMGELQTLAGAAGGVKFIPKIGRAQAEAFIDQLCGMLSEPDRILPGEYLYMSDLLGLPGLMNEAGKLFATVFGGREIDVVMTVETKGIPLAYAIGAQLNLPVVLVRRDHQVTEGSAVSINYVSGSHKSLHTMTLSRRALKEKSRVLIVDDFMKAGGTVQGMVDLLAEFNATVAGVGVLVESGAIDMEQRLLQEYVSLASLGAVDAKNKSVTVHPGNYFEWV; via the coding sequence GTGAAGAAGTTAAAAAGAAGCGCGCGTTTGGTGGAGATGACAGAATATCTGCTTACCCGGCCTCATCAGCTGATTCCGCTTACCACCTTTGCCGACCGTTACGGAGCTGCCAAATCGTCGATCAGCGAAGATCTGGCGATCATTAAAGAGGTCTTTGAGGAAGACGGCATGGGAGAGCTGCAGACCCTGGCTGGCGCTGCAGGTGGCGTCAAGTTCATTCCGAAGATCGGGCGGGCTCAGGCAGAAGCTTTTATTGACCAATTATGCGGCATGTTATCCGAACCGGACCGTATTTTGCCGGGGGAATATTTATATATGTCCGACTTGCTCGGTCTGCCGGGACTGATGAACGAAGCCGGCAAGCTGTTCGCCACCGTGTTTGGAGGCCGGGAGATCGACGTGGTCATGACCGTGGAGACTAAAGGGATCCCTCTTGCTTATGCGATTGGGGCGCAGCTCAATTTGCCGGTCGTACTAGTCAGAAGAGACCATCAGGTGACGGAAGGATCGGCGGTTAGCATCAACTATGTATCCGGCTCCCATAAGAGCCTGCATACGATGACCTTGTCCCGAAGAGCGCTCAAAGAGAAGTCGCGGGTACTGATCGTGGACGATTTCATGAAAGCGGGTGGAACGGTACAGGGAATGGTCGATCTGCTTGCCGAATTTAACGCTACAGTAGCCGGTGTAGGCGTTCTGGTTGAATCCGGGGCCATTGATATGGAGCAGCGGCTTCTGCAGGAATATGTTTCTCTGGCTTCGCTTGGCGCAGTCGATGCCAAGAACAAAAGTGTTACAGTACATCCAGGCAATTATTTCGAATGGGTGTAG
- a CDS encoding anti-sigma-F factor Fin family protein, with the protein MAVHYVCRHCKTSIGRIDSPFVSEGQLGFTALTPEERRDIIAYDSNGDITVRVTCDYCAEAMTMNPELLLVASPLQ; encoded by the coding sequence ATGGCAGTACATTACGTTTGCAGACACTGCAAAACCTCAATCGGGCGCATCGATTCGCCTTTTGTTTCGGAAGGCCAGTTGGGCTTTACCGCCTTGACCCCCGAAGAACGTAGAGATATAATAGCGTATGATTCCAATGGGGATATTACCGTGCGTGTTACGTGCGATTACTGCGCGGAAGCCATGACCATGAACCCCGAATTGCTGCTGGTGGCCAGCCCGCTGCAGTAA
- the spoVT gene encoding stage V sporulation protein T, whose protein sequence is MKATGIVRRIDDLGRVVIPKEIRRTLRIREGDPLEIFVDRDGEVILKKYSPIGELGDFAKEYAESLYESTGHITLISDRDTLIAVAGASKKEYLDKQVGMLLENCMDGRKSVMETNTGNYEISKDHAEKISTFVIAPIIAGGDPIGTVVLLNKDESVKMSQLETKMAETAAGFLAKQMEQ, encoded by the coding sequence ATGAAAGCTACTGGTATAGTGCGCCGTATTGATGATCTCGGAAGGGTGGTTATCCCTAAGGAAATCCGCCGTACCCTCCGGATTCGCGAAGGAGATCCGCTTGAGATTTTTGTGGATCGGGATGGAGAAGTGATTTTGAAAAAATATTCACCTATCGGTGAACTCGGGGATTTCGCCAAGGAATATGCCGAATCCCTTTACGAAAGCACAGGCCATATTACGCTTATTTCAGACCGGGATACGCTGATTGCCGTTGCGGGTGCATCGAAGAAAGAATACCTGGATAAACAGGTGGGCATGCTGCTCGAGAACTGCATGGACGGCCGTAAATCGGTGATGGAAACGAATACAGGTAATTATGAAATCAGCAAGGACCACGCAGAGAAAATCTCGACCTTCGTCATTGCCCCGATTATCGCGGGCGGAGACCCTATTGGAACCGTTGTATTGCTCAATAAAGACGAATCCGTAAAAATGTCTCAGCTGGAGACAAAAATGGCCGAAACGGCTGCCGGTTTCCTTGCGAAACAAATGGAGCAGTAG
- a CDS encoding small, acid-soluble spore protein, alpha/beta type has translation MSRRRRGVMSENLKVELAKELGFYDTVRKEGWGGIKAKDAGNMVKRAIELAEKAASERQ, from the coding sequence ATGTCACGAAGAAGACGCGGCGTCATGTCCGAGAACCTGAAGGTAGAGCTTGCCAAAGAGCTGGGTTTTTACGATACGGTTCGGAAAGAAGGCTGGGGCGGTATTAAAGCTAAGGATGCCGGCAATATGGTCAAAAGGGCGATTGAGCTGGCCGAGAAGGCTGCTTCAGAACGCCAATAA
- a CDS encoding ribose-phosphate diphosphokinase, whose product MTYFDSKLKIFTCNSNPKLAQQIADYIGIPMGDSNITSFSDGEIQVKLNESVRGSHVYVVQSTCAPVNDNLMELLVMVDALKRASAKSINVVIPYYGYARQDRKARSRDPITAKLVANLIEKAGAHRVITMDLHAMQIQGFFDIPVDHMLGVPILAQYFRSKNIENPVVVSPDHGGVVRARKLADFLNAPLAIIDKRRPEPNVSEVMNIIGHIEGKTAILVDDIIDTAGTIVLGANALKEGGVKEVYACCTHPVLSGPAMERLENSPLKEVVVTDTIPITHPNPTSKLKVLSVAPLMGEAIIRVHEELSISKLFEIE is encoded by the coding sequence ATGACTTATTTTGATTCGAAGTTGAAAATATTCACCTGTAACTCTAATCCCAAGCTGGCGCAGCAAATCGCTGATTATATCGGAATTCCGATGGGCGATTCCAACATTACCAGCTTCAGTGACGGCGAGATTCAGGTTAAGCTCAACGAAAGCGTACGCGGCTCGCATGTTTATGTCGTTCAGTCTACCTGCGCTCCGGTTAACGATAACCTGATGGAGCTGCTTGTTATGGTTGATGCCCTCAAACGGGCTTCAGCCAAAAGCATTAATGTCGTAATTCCTTATTACGGATATGCCCGTCAAGACCGCAAAGCACGCTCACGTGATCCTATTACGGCGAAGCTGGTTGCGAACCTGATTGAGAAAGCCGGGGCCCACCGTGTCATTACGATGGACCTGCATGCGATGCAGATTCAGGGCTTCTTCGATATTCCGGTTGACCATATGCTGGGCGTGCCTATTCTGGCTCAATACTTCCGCTCCAAAAATATCGAGAATCCGGTTGTGGTTTCGCCGGACCACGGCGGTGTGGTTCGAGCTCGCAAGCTTGCGGACTTCCTGAATGCTCCGCTTGCGATTATCGATAAACGCCGTCCGGAGCCGAACGTAAGTGAGGTCATGAATATTATCGGACATATCGAAGGCAAGACGGCGATTCTGGTCGATGATATTATCGACACAGCTGGCACGATCGTGCTGGGTGCCAATGCGCTTAAAGAAGGCGGCGTGAAAGAGGTTTACGCCTGCTGTACCCATCCGGTGCTCTCCGGTCCGGCTATGGAGCGCCTCGAGAACTCTCCGCTTAAAGAAGTTGTGGTGACCGATACGATTCCGATCACGCATCCGAATCCGACCAGCAAGCTGAAAGTGCTGTCTGTAGCCCCTTTGATGGGAGAAGCCATCATTCGGGTACATGAGGAATTGTCGATCAGCAAGCTGTTCGAAATTGAATAA
- the pth gene encoding aminoacyl-tRNA hydrolase, with translation MKWIVGLGNPGPKYEKTRHNIGWMALDALAERHQIAIKQSKCKALIGEGNIGGTKVYLIKPMTFMNLSGEAVRAFMDYYKVPLEDLIVVYDDLDTEVGKIRLRYQGSSGGHNGIKSIIQHTGTQTFNRIRMGISRPEPGYAIIDYVLGTFPKQQAEALKSSIEQTCDALEYSLQATFEQTMAKFNR, from the coding sequence ATGAAATGGATCGTTGGACTCGGCAATCCGGGTCCCAAATATGAGAAAACACGTCATAATATCGGCTGGATGGCCTTGGATGCTTTGGCGGAGCGCCATCAGATCGCAATCAAGCAGAGCAAATGCAAAGCGCTGATCGGCGAAGGAAATATCGGCGGCACCAAAGTATATTTGATTAAACCCATGACCTTCATGAATTTATCGGGGGAAGCGGTTCGTGCTTTTATGGATTATTATAAGGTTCCGCTGGAGGATTTAATCGTCGTTTATGATGACCTGGATACAGAGGTGGGCAAGATCAGACTGCGTTATCAGGGCAGCTCCGGCGGACACAACGGGATCAAGTCGATTATTCAGCATACCGGCACTCAAACATTTAACCGGATTCGGATGGGGATCTCCCGGCCTGAACCTGGTTATGCCATTATTGATTATGTGCTTGGCACCTTCCCGAAGCAGCAGGCAGAGGCTTTGAAGTCTTCTATTGAACAAACCTGCGATGCTTTGGAATATAGTCTGCAAGCAACGTTTGAACAAACCATGGCCAAATTTAACCGTTAA
- a CDS encoding peptidylprolyl isomerase has protein sequence MLQNKRRSWKIAFMALVAVLSLSVVLAGCSKKNETGNAPESSNSAANGGGSSADSGKVVATYDGGEITEGEYDLEQRIMLILSPEMEQYMSNNDFREYLLKQEIAYKYLAAKADDKEKEAGAKQADSQLSQFKTQLGDEAFANMLKEQNVSEQEFKDYMVRIFTVVQAETAKVTDDEVKKQFEATKDDYTVASVRHILITFKDAEGQERTKEEALKLAQEVKAKLDADGGKNFAELAKEYSEDPGSKDNGGLYADTQVSTWVDQFKQAALTLPLNTISDPVETSYGYHVMRVESRQAKTFEDLTTEQKDTIKNTIGSQNLDTFMSGDLEKKIIKKIDLPKLAEPAASADAGGTSASEAPAESGAPEAPASSAPSK, from the coding sequence ATGTTGCAAAATAAGAGGCGTTCCTGGAAAATCGCGTTTATGGCTCTGGTAGCTGTACTGAGCTTGTCCGTGGTATTGGCAGGATGCAGCAAGAAGAATGAAACAGGCAATGCACCTGAAAGCTCGAACAGCGCCGCGAATGGCGGAGGCAGCTCCGCAGACAGCGGCAAGGTAGTCGCTACTTATGATGGCGGCGAAATCACGGAAGGCGAATACGACCTGGAACAGCGGATTATGTTGATTCTTTCCCCTGAGATGGAACAATACATGTCCAACAACGATTTCCGTGAATATCTGCTGAAGCAGGAAATCGCTTATAAGTATCTGGCTGCTAAAGCTGATGATAAAGAGAAGGAAGCAGGAGCCAAACAGGCGGACTCCCAGCTTTCACAGTTCAAAACCCAGCTCGGCGATGAAGCTTTTGCCAATATGCTGAAGGAACAAAACGTATCCGAGCAGGAGTTCAAAGATTATATGGTGCGCATCTTTACCGTAGTACAGGCTGAGACGGCTAAAGTCACGGATGATGAAGTGAAGAAGCAGTTTGAGGCAACCAAAGACGACTATACCGTTGCATCGGTCCGTCATATTTTGATCACGTTTAAAGATGCCGAAGGCCAGGAGCGTACGAAAGAAGAGGCCCTGAAGCTGGCTCAAGAGGTGAAAGCGAAGCTTGATGCGGACGGCGGCAAGAATTTTGCCGAGCTGGCCAAGGAGTATTCCGAAGATCCTGGTTCCAAGGATAACGGCGGGTTGTATGCGGATACGCAGGTCAGCACCTGGGTAGATCAGTTCAAGCAGGCAGCCTTGACGCTTCCGCTGAATACGATCAGTGATCCGGTCGAGACCAGCTACGGTTATCACGTGATGCGTGTGGAATCCCGTCAAGCCAAAACATTTGAGGATTTGACGACCGAGCAGAAGGATACGATCAAGAATACAATCGGTTCCCAGAACCTGGACACATTTATGTCCGGCGATTTGGAGAAGAAGATCATCAAGAAGATTGATCTGCCTAAGCTGGCTGAACCGGCTGCCAGCGCTGATGCCGGCGGGACAAGCGCTTCGGAAGCGCCTGCTGAAAGCGGTGCACCGGAAGCACCGGCTTCTTCGGCTCCGTCGAAGTAA
- the glmU gene encoding bifunctional UDP-N-acetylglucosamine diphosphorylase/glucosamine-1-phosphate N-acetyltransferase GlmU, whose protein sequence is MKRLAIVLAAGQGKRMKSKLYKVLHPVCGKPMVGHVLDAVDQVNCERKVVIVGHGAEAVKTYLGTKAEYVLQEQQLGTGHAVKQAKGLLGSENGTTVIVCGDTPLVTPETLEALFVHHEQTGAAATVLTASIDEPHGYGRVIRDESGHVNRIVEQKDCSEEENLVKEINTGTYCFDNAKLFDALDKVTNHNAQQEYYLTDVIGILVSQGEKAAAYRTADHAESIGVNDRVALSEAEGYMRARINKRHMVGGVTLIDPSSTYIGADVEIGADTVIYPGTVLSGSTKIGEDCTIGPDTQIEDSIIHNGASVKKSVLVQAEVGASTSVGPFAYLRPGSVLGEEVKVGDFVEIKNAKLGNGSKVSHLSYVGDATVGENVNIGCGAITVNYDGYNKSITEIGDHAFIGSNVNLIAPVKIGKGAYVVAGSTITHSVPDNDLAIARQRQENKTGYADKIRARAKAKKENQDKK, encoded by the coding sequence TTGAAGAGATTAGCCATTGTTCTTGCTGCAGGGCAGGGCAAGCGCATGAAATCGAAACTATATAAGGTGCTCCATCCTGTTTGTGGCAAACCGATGGTTGGACATGTGCTGGACGCCGTGGATCAAGTCAACTGCGAACGCAAGGTTGTGATCGTTGGCCACGGAGCGGAAGCCGTCAAGACCTATCTGGGAACGAAAGCAGAGTACGTATTACAAGAGCAGCAGCTGGGAACGGGTCACGCCGTGAAGCAGGCGAAAGGGCTCCTGGGAAGCGAGAACGGCACAACCGTTATCGTTTGCGGAGATACGCCGCTTGTGACGCCGGAAACGCTGGAGGCTCTTTTCGTGCATCATGAACAAACGGGCGCGGCTGCAACCGTGCTTACGGCTTCCATAGATGAACCTCATGGCTACGGCCGCGTTATTCGCGATGAATCGGGTCATGTGAACCGGATCGTTGAGCAGAAGGATTGCTCCGAAGAGGAGAACCTTGTTAAGGAAATCAATACAGGCACGTATTGTTTCGACAACGCCAAGCTCTTTGATGCTCTTGACAAGGTTACGAATCACAATGCCCAGCAAGAGTATTATTTGACCGATGTGATCGGAATTTTGGTTTCGCAGGGGGAGAAAGCAGCCGCTTATAGGACTGCTGACCATGCCGAATCAATCGGGGTTAACGACCGTGTTGCCCTTTCCGAAGCGGAGGGCTATATGCGCGCCCGCATTAATAAACGGCACATGGTCGGCGGTGTAACCTTGATTGATCCAAGCTCCACTTATATCGGGGCGGATGTTGAAATTGGCGCCGATACGGTCATTTACCCGGGAACAGTTCTCAGCGGCAGCACCAAGATCGGCGAGGATTGTACGATTGGACCGGATACTCAGATCGAAGACAGCATCATTCATAACGGAGCTTCGGTTAAGAAGTCTGTCCTGGTGCAGGCAGAGGTTGGCGCCTCGACCTCCGTTGGCCCGTTCGCTTATCTCCGCCCTGGCAGTGTGCTAGGGGAAGAAGTGAAAGTCGGTGACTTTGTGGAGATCAAGAACGCCAAGCTCGGCAATGGATCGAAGGTTTCGCATCTCAGCTACGTGGGGGATGCAACCGTAGGCGAGAATGTAAATATCGGCTGCGGTGCGATAACCGTAAACTACGATGGGTATAATAAATCCATTACTGAAATCGGCGATCATGCTTTTATCGGCAGCAACGTCAATTTGATCGCGCCGGTGAAGATCGGCAAAGGCGCTTATGTTGTAGCCGGTTCGACGATTACCCACTCCGTGCCCGATAACGACCTGGCGATTGCCCGTCAGCGTCAGGAGAACAAAACGGGTTATGCAGATAAAATCCGGGCTCGTGCCAAAGCCAAGAAAGAAAATCAAGACAAGAAATAA